One Streptomyces sp. NBC_00102 DNA segment encodes these proteins:
- a CDS encoding HAD-IIA family hydrolase produces MAERKPIESWLTDMDGVLIHEGTPIPGADAFIKRLRESGKPFLVLTNNSIYTARDLHARLSRMGLDVPVENIWTSALATARFLDDQRPGGTAYVIGEAGLTTALHDIGYVLTDHDPDYVVLGETRTYSFEALTKAIRLINAGARFICTNPDETGPSAEGPLPATGSVAALITKATGKEPYFAGKPNPLMMRTGLNAIGAHSETSAMIGDRMDTDVLAGLEAGMETFLVLTGLTTTADIDRYPFRPSNVVDSIANLVDLV; encoded by the coding sequence ATGGCAGAGCGCAAGCCGATCGAGTCCTGGCTGACCGACATGGACGGGGTCCTCATCCACGAGGGAACGCCCATCCCCGGCGCGGACGCGTTCATCAAACGGCTGCGGGAGTCGGGGAAGCCCTTCCTCGTCCTCACCAACAACTCCATCTACACCGCCCGCGACCTGCACGCCCGGCTCAGCCGCATGGGCCTGGACGTCCCGGTCGAGAACATCTGGACCTCCGCCCTGGCGACCGCGCGGTTCCTCGACGACCAGCGCCCCGGCGGCACGGCGTACGTCATCGGCGAGGCGGGTCTGACCACCGCGCTGCACGACATCGGGTACGTCCTCACCGACCACGACCCCGACTACGTGGTGCTCGGCGAGACCCGTACGTACAGCTTCGAGGCGCTGACCAAGGCGATCCGGCTGATCAACGCGGGCGCCCGCTTCATCTGCACCAACCCGGACGAGACCGGTCCGTCCGCCGAGGGCCCGCTGCCGGCCACCGGTTCCGTCGCGGCCCTGATCACCAAGGCCACCGGCAAGGAGCCGTACTTCGCCGGCAAGCCCAACCCGCTGATGATGCGGACCGGGCTCAACGCCATCGGCGCCCACTCCGAGACCAGCGCGATGATCGGCGACCGGATGGACACCGACGTGCTGGCCGGCCTGGAGGCCGGGATGGAGACGTTCCTGGTGCTCACGGGGCTCACCACCACCGCCGACATCGACCGGTACCCCTTCCGCCCGTCCAACGTGGTCGACTCCATCGCGAACCTGGTCGACCTGGTCTGA
- a CDS encoding peptidase, translated as MPPRPPARLRALARLRLRRRARPPVRLRDGRALTSLGLAAGIAVPGALLGGPQTSAAEHATAEHSAVGHSAAGHSAAGHSAAADVLADQQPACGDQGAKDFPIDTRIHGGPDTYASGGGYGIWYLDLVNTTSQSCRALHPVLVLTDQDRRLTPDQIQLAYAERAGTQADPGIEHRVSWETTDRNEQIGVFGSGEAGDDFEGFTVPAGRTVTVRVRMAFTSDTRPGKVVANAAVVQRHRAAPGGRTGGRTGGRTGGGGDGDWVGESEDYPFSIVEGDMEGGTDLLFPAGVSDSGESAASEAEEANEAEGADEVEEAEEADAGAGSRTGAEGGIPGTDTATVPGRSAHPDGGTSAAPDAGTGSTGGTRAPGSDPRTGTGAAPDSSAGPRVPAIPPGGTGVPRDAAGNPLPELARTGRTGRAEALRTGAVAVALLLGGTAALLLARRMRRGPGRPT; from the coding sequence ATGCCCCCCAGACCTCCCGCACGACTGCGAGCTCTCGCACGACTACGACTACGACGACGAGCGCGGCCACCCGTACGACTGCGCGACGGTCGTGCGCTCACCTCCCTCGGCCTGGCGGCCGGGATCGCCGTACCGGGCGCCCTGCTCGGTGGCCCGCAGACCTCGGCCGCCGAACACGCCACCGCCGAACACTCCGCCGTCGGACATTCGGCCGCGGGGCACTCGGCCGCGGGGCACTCGGCCGCCGCGGACGTCCTCGCGGACCAGCAGCCCGCCTGCGGCGACCAGGGCGCCAAGGACTTCCCGATCGACACCCGTATCCACGGCGGTCCCGACACCTACGCCTCCGGTGGCGGATACGGGATCTGGTACCTCGACCTCGTCAACACCACCTCGCAGTCCTGCCGCGCCCTGCACCCCGTACTCGTCCTGACCGACCAGGACCGCAGGCTGACGCCGGACCAGATCCAGCTCGCGTACGCGGAGCGCGCCGGTACGCAAGCGGACCCGGGCATCGAACACCGGGTCAGCTGGGAGACCACCGACCGGAACGAACAGATCGGGGTCTTCGGCAGCGGGGAGGCGGGCGACGACTTCGAGGGCTTCACGGTCCCCGCCGGACGTACGGTCACCGTCCGGGTCCGGATGGCCTTCACCTCCGACACCCGCCCCGGGAAGGTCGTGGCCAACGCCGCCGTCGTACAGCGCCACCGCGCCGCACCCGGCGGACGGACCGGCGGACGGACCGGCGGACGGACCGGCGGGGGCGGTGACGGTGACTGGGTCGGGGAGTCGGAGGACTACCCGTTCTCCATCGTCGAGGGGGACATGGAGGGCGGCACCGACCTCCTGTTCCCCGCCGGAGTGTCGGATTCCGGCGAGTCCGCGGCCTCCGAGGCGGAAGAGGCCAACGAGGCAGAAGGGGCTGACGAGGTGGAAGAGGCCGAAGAGGCCGACGCGGGAGCCGGGTCCCGCACCGGGGCGGAGGGGGGCATCCCCGGCACGGACACCGCCACCGTCCCCGGCCGGAGCGCGCACCCGGACGGCGGTACGAGCGCGGCCCCCGACGCCGGGACGGGCAGCACGGGCGGGACACGTGCGCCGGGCTCCGATCCGCGTACCGGCACCGGCGCCGCCCCCGACTCCTCGGCCGGCCCCCGCGTACCGGCCATCCCGCCGGGCGGCACCGGCGTTCCGCGCGACGCGGCCGGAAACCCGCTCCCCGAACTCGCCCGCACCGGCCGCACCGGCCGTGCGGAGGCCCTCCGTACCGGTGCGGTGGCCGTCGCACTGCTGCTCGGCGGTACGGCCGCGCTGCTCCTGGCCCGCCGGATGCGGCGCGGTCCCGGCCGGCCCACCTGA
- a CDS encoding ROK family transcriptional regulator: MRHHNAALVLDLLRGAGADGISRLELAERTGLTPQAVSKITARLRAEGLAAEAGRRASTGGKPRTVLRLVPDARYAVGLHLDRDELTAVLVDLAGTPVAVRSAPLDFGAPAADVVAGAADAVAEVSAAAAAAPENSPAVLGVGVAVPGPLDHRDGVLHRVTGFPQWDGFPLREALAARTGLPVSVDKDTNAAALGLALRDPGEGDFAYLHLGTGLGAGLVLGGALHRGARTGAGEFGHQTLQLDGPPCGCGGRGCIEALCLAAVDRGDVAEAARVLGAGAANLVALLDIDRVVLGGRTVAAHEDAYVRGVRAVIEERARREGAGTPVPVAVAGGGDHPVAEGAAHLVLGPLFGRTAE; the protein is encoded by the coding sequence CTGCGCCACCACAACGCCGCCCTCGTGCTCGATCTGCTGCGCGGCGCGGGCGCCGACGGCATCAGCAGGCTGGAACTGGCCGAGCGCACCGGGCTCACCCCGCAGGCCGTCAGCAAGATCACCGCCCGGCTGCGCGCGGAGGGCCTCGCCGCCGAGGCGGGCCGCCGCGCCTCCACCGGCGGCAAGCCGCGCACGGTGCTCCGGCTCGTCCCGGACGCCCGGTACGCGGTCGGCCTCCACCTGGACCGGGACGAACTGACCGCCGTCCTCGTCGACCTCGCCGGTACCCCGGTCGCGGTCCGTAGCGCACCGCTCGACTTCGGCGCCCCGGCGGCCGACGTGGTCGCGGGCGCGGCGGACGCGGTCGCGGAGGTGAGCGCCGCGGCGGCGGCAGCGCCGGAAAACAGCCCCGCCGTGCTCGGCGTGGGCGTGGCCGTCCCCGGCCCGCTCGACCACCGCGACGGGGTGCTGCACCGGGTCACCGGTTTCCCGCAGTGGGACGGCTTCCCGCTCCGCGAGGCCCTCGCCGCCCGCACCGGCCTGCCGGTCTCCGTGGACAAGGACACCAACGCCGCCGCCCTCGGCCTCGCTCTGCGCGACCCGGGCGAGGGCGACTTCGCCTACCTCCACCTCGGTACGGGCCTGGGCGCCGGCCTCGTCCTCGGCGGCGCGCTGCACCGGGGCGCGCGCACCGGCGCGGGCGAGTTCGGGCACCAGACCCTGCAACTGGACGGCCCGCCCTGCGGCTGCGGCGGACGCGGCTGCATCGAGGCGCTCTGCCTGGCGGCGGTGGACCGGGGCGACGTCGCCGAGGCCGCCCGGGTCCTGGGCGCGGGGGCCGCCAACCTCGTCGCCCTGCTCGACATCGACCGGGTGGTGCTGGGCGGGCGTACGGTCGCGGCGCACGAGGACGCCTACGTACGAGGCGTACGCGCCGTGATCGAGGAGCGCGCCCGGCGCGAGGGCGCGGGGACGCCCGTACCGGTCGCCGTCGCGGGCGGCGGCGACCACCCGGTCGCCGAGGGCGCGGCCCACCTGGTCCTCGGCCCGCTCTTCGGGCGGACGGCCGAGTGA